In Oscillatoria salina IIICB1, one genomic interval encodes:
- a CDS encoding flippase: protein MTQSSTSQSQESIKLDVLAKDATVALVIQATGLVLTYSVQVILARWMGRTEYGIYEYTVAWSLLLGIPAGLGLPRTALRLISEYRVRKDWGRLRGIIRGSWLVTLVAGFLLCLGAAGTIWLVNYYHSFVYAMPMLVGLGLIPLQALVQLQLETARALEDVPLAYAPSQIVWPILVICGGFFLLQTNHHLNSLIMIAVATVMLFVVVAFQLWFLREKLNRKIEPATPVYAYREWLAIALVLVLQQAFYIILNQTDIIMVGSLVGPGATGIYNAAVKTAMWVSFILQIVNIVAAPAFATLYTQGKLQELQKVVSTVTVWIFWPSLAIAACLLLLTKPILSLFGSDFLVASLPLKVLVLGQVVNAICGSVGSLTVMTGHQNKSVKIFGVSALINLVLNAIAIPRFGAVGAAMTTSFTMVVWNIWLSILVVREIGINPLIFYSFFGRVEDSTSEE from the coding sequence ATGACTCAATCTTCTACGTCTCAAAGTCAGGAAAGTATTAAGTTAGATGTTCTGGCGAAAGATGCGACTGTAGCTTTGGTTATTCAGGCGACTGGCTTGGTTTTAACTTATTCGGTACAGGTAATTTTGGCGCGATGGATGGGTAGAACTGAGTATGGTATCTATGAATATACGGTTGCTTGGTCGTTATTGTTGGGCATTCCCGCCGGGTTGGGTTTACCGCGCACGGCTTTGCGTTTAATCTCGGAATATCGAGTGAGAAAAGATTGGGGACGTTTGCGCGGGATTATTCGCGGTAGCTGGTTGGTAACTTTGGTGGCTGGTTTTTTGCTGTGTTTGGGTGCGGCGGGAACTATCTGGTTGGTAAATTACTATCACAGCTTTGTTTATGCGATGCCGATGTTGGTGGGGTTAGGGTTGATTCCGCTACAGGCTTTGGTACAGTTACAGTTGGAAACGGCGCGGGCGTTGGAAGATGTACCATTAGCTTATGCTCCATCGCAAATTGTTTGGCCGATTTTGGTGATTTGCGGGGGATTTTTTCTGCTGCAAACTAACCACCATCTCAATAGTTTGATTATGATTGCTGTGGCGACAGTGATGTTATTTGTGGTGGTGGCGTTTCAGTTATGGTTTTTGCGGGAGAAACTGAATCGCAAAATTGAACCTGCTACTCCAGTTTATGCTTATCGGGAGTGGTTAGCGATCGCTTTGGTCTTGGTTTTGCAGCAGGCTTTCTATATTATTTTGAACCAAACTGATATTATTATGGTCGGTTCTTTGGTGGGTCCGGGGGCGACGGGCATTTATAATGCGGCTGTGAAAACGGCGATGTGGGTGAGTTTCATTTTACAAATTGTCAATATTGTCGCTGCACCTGCGTTTGCAACTCTTTATACTCAAGGAAAGCTTCAGGAGTTACAAAAGGTCGTTTCTACAGTTACGGTGTGGATTTTTTGGCCCTCGCTGGCGATCGCGGCTTGCTTACTGCTTCTCACTAAACCAATTTTAAGTCTTTTTGGCTCTGATTTTCTCGTGGCTAGTCTACCTTTGAAAGTTTTGGTTTTGGGACAGGTGGTCAATGCTATTTGTGGCTCTGTTGGTAGTTTAACAGTGATGACGGGTCATCAAAACAAATCAGTGAAGATTTTTGGTGTTAGTGCTTTAATTAATTTAGTGCTAAACGCGATCGCTATTCCTCGCTTTGGTGCTGTCGGCGCAGCAATGACTACTAGCTTTACAATGGTTGTCTGGAATATCTGGCTGAGTATCTTAGTTGTGCGAGAAATTGGCATTAATCCTTTAATCTTTTATAGTTTCTTCGGTAGAGTAGAGGACTCCACTAGCGAAGAATAA
- a CDS encoding MBL fold metallo-hydrolase, whose protein sequence is MKIVKLFIVPLLLAVFTSFIIISCSPSEETTTSTTGEPTTTESASVNESALEVNVFEASEKGVLVLSSLIEGENEAILVDSQLLLSEAERLADQIETSGKELKAIWITHAHPDHYFGVEKVLEKFPETPVYSTPEIVGEIEQRNPQFVQGLKQNYGDDVTGNPIVPEAYNEDYIDLDGERLEIIKFNRGDTPNTTGIKVPDGTVIAADVLYWGVHPFLVEAATKEARSAWLTTIDNLEAMNPTQVIPGHKAPEFNLSNSLESIDSMRKYLNDFGTIVQTKTSADEALAAVEEAYPDYKLPGFFLRLSTQAAYQNQS, encoded by the coding sequence ATGAAGATAGTTAAACTGTTCATCGTACCTCTGTTACTAGCTGTTTTCACCAGTTTTATTATTATTAGTTGTTCTCCTTCGGAAGAAACAACTACGTCCACGACTGGAGAACCTACCACTACAGAAAGTGCCTCGGTAAATGAGTCAGCACTGGAGGTGAATGTTTTTGAGGCTAGCGAAAAGGGCGTTTTAGTGTTATCGTCACTGATTGAAGGTGAAAACGAGGCGATTTTGGTTGATAGCCAGTTGTTGCTGAGTGAAGCTGAACGCTTGGCTGACCAAATCGAGACTTCAGGTAAAGAGTTGAAAGCAATTTGGATTACTCACGCCCATCCAGATCATTATTTTGGTGTCGAAAAGGTTTTAGAGAAGTTTCCAGAAACTCCAGTTTACTCCACACCAGAAATTGTTGGTGAGATTGAACAGCGTAATCCTCAATTTGTCCAAGGTTTGAAACAAAATTACGGTGATGATGTAACGGGTAATCCCATTGTCCCGGAAGCCTATAACGAAGACTACATCGACTTAGATGGCGAACGTTTGGAAATTATCAAGTTTAATCGAGGTGATACTCCCAATACTACAGGGATTAAAGTTCCCGACGGTACAGTAATCGCGGCAGATGTTCTTTATTGGGGAGTTCATCCATTTTTGGTAGAGGCGGCTACAAAAGAAGCACGTAGTGCATGGTTAACTACTATTGATAACCTGGAAGCGATGAATCCCACTCAAGTTATTCCGGGACACAAAGCGCCTGAGTTTAACTTGAGCAATAGTTTAGAAAGCATTGATTCGATGCGCAAATATCTGAACGATTTCGGAACGATTGTCCAAACAAAAACTAGTGCAGATGAAGCTTTGGCTGCGGTTGAGGAAGCTTATCCAGATTATAAACTTCCGGGCTTTTTCTTGAGACTTAGTACCCAAGCAGCATACCAAAATCAAAGTTAG
- a CDS encoding M48 family metallopeptidase, with protein sequence MDKKLFPGLNSEIYEHPFDSKALISLQRMPGVSLMFKKINEYGIDRLFRFRCLGNGLKVNSRNFPDMYQAFMSACQVLDISPIPELYLVHGEGYIKTFTIGVNKSIVILNMDGFELLSPEELVYVFGHELGHIKSKHMLYHQTATVLPALGKVIANSTLGIGGLATNGVELALYQWVMMAKLTCDRAGLLACQNLDVATSALIKLAGLPGEYITDPVVEDFVAQAREFSTYNLDNLDKVTKILSFIENMRPWAVLRASELLKWVDSGEYQSVLMGTYLTEDSTDTIDIVDDEDDSEEWDFLASWEPSYKRSN encoded by the coding sequence ATGGATAAGAAACTATTTCCCGGACTGAATTCCGAAATTTACGAACATCCTTTTGATAGTAAAGCTTTGATTTCTTTGCAAAGGATGCCTGGTGTATCCTTAATGTTTAAAAAAATCAATGAGTACGGTATAGATCGCTTATTTCGCTTTCGGTGTCTGGGTAATGGTTTGAAGGTGAATAGCCGCAATTTCCCCGATATGTATCAGGCATTTATGTCAGCTTGTCAAGTCTTGGATATTTCGCCTATTCCTGAATTATATCTCGTCCATGGTGAAGGTTACATTAAAACTTTTACCATTGGCGTAAATAAATCCATTGTTATTCTGAATATGGATGGATTTGAGTTACTTTCTCCCGAAGAATTAGTTTATGTTTTTGGTCACGAATTAGGACATATTAAAAGTAAACATATGCTCTATCACCAAACCGCAACTGTGCTTCCGGCTTTGGGGAAAGTAATTGCTAATTCTACTCTGGGGATTGGTGGCTTGGCAACTAATGGTGTAGAATTGGCTTTATATCAATGGGTGATGATGGCAAAGTTGACTTGCGATCGCGCAGGATTATTAGCTTGTCAAAATCTAGATGTCGCTACGAGTGCTTTAATTAAACTTGCTGGTTTACCTGGTGAATATATCACCGATCCAGTAGTAGAAGATTTTGTCGCTCAAGCTCGCGAATTTTCAACTTATAATCTTGATAATCTTGATAAGGTAACTAAAATTCTTAGCTTTATTGAAAATATGCGTCCTTGGGCAGTTTTACGCGCTTCTGAGTTATTAAAATGGGTTGATTCGGGCGAATATCAATCTGTACTTATGGGGACATATCTGACTGAAGATTCAACTGATACTATTGATATAGTTGATGATGAAGATGACTCAGAAGAATGGGATTTCTTGGCTTCTTGGGAACCTAGTTATAAACGATCGAA